Proteins encoded by one window of Halobacteriovoraceae bacterium:
- a CDS encoding flagellin FliC, whose amino-acid sequence MGLRINTNVPSLTAQRSLSVTTGRLNDNLRKMSSGERITRAGDDAAGLAISENLRAEIRSVRQATRNAGDAISLIQTAEGGLNEVSNIVIRLRELAVQSASDTVGDTERGFSDIEFQQLKDEIDRISRSASFNGTKLLDGTGGQLEFQIGTKNDPVLDRIRYDGTEADATLASLGLTAESVATKQGAQSALKKLDDSLVQINGVRSELGATQNRLSSAINTLGISDENLSSAKSRIRDVDVASETADMARNNILVQSGAAVLSQANQFPNVALKLING is encoded by the coding sequence ATGGGTTTAAGAATTAACACAAACGTACCGTCGTTAACGGCACAAAGATCACTTTCAGTAACTACTGGAAGACTTAACGACAACTTAAGAAAAATGTCATCAGGTGAGCGTATTACGAGAGCGGGTGACGATGCAGCTGGTTTAGCTATTAGTGAAAACTTGCGTGCAGAAATTAGAAGTGTGAGACAGGCAACGAGAAATGCAGGGGATGCAATCTCGTTAATCCAAACTGCGGAAGGTGGGTTGAATGAAGTTTCTAACATCGTTATTAGACTTAGAGAACTTGCTGTTCAGTCAGCTTCGGACACAGTTGGAGATACAGAGCGTGGATTTTCAGACATCGAGTTCCAACAGCTTAAAGATGAAATCGATAGAATTTCTAGAAGTGCATCTTTTAACGGAACCAAGCTACTTGATGGAACTGGAGGTCAGCTTGAATTTCAAATCGGAACGAAAAATGATCCAGTGTTGGATAGAATTCGTTACGATGGAACAGAGGCCGACGCAACACTTGCCTCACTCGGGCTTACTGCCGAGAGTGTGGCGACTAAGCAAGGTGCTCAGTCAGCGCTTAAAAAACTTGACGACTCACTTGTACAGATCAACGGCGTTAGATCTGAACTTGGAGCGACTCAAAACAGACTTAGTTCAGCAATTAATACTTTGGGTATCAGTGATGAAAACCTTAGTTCAGCAAAATCGCGAATTAGAGATGTTGATGTCGCTTCAGAAACTGCTGATATGGCCAGAAACAATATACTTGTTCAATCTGGTGCGGCAGTTCTTTCTCAAGCTAATCAATTTCCAAACGTTGCTTTGAAATTGATTAACGGATAA
- a CDS encoding flagellin FliC has product MGLRINTNVASLNAQRNLGNTRLAMDKTLEKLSSGQRINRAGDDAAGLAISENLKAQIRGLGQAGRNAEDGISLVQIAEGALAEVSNILIRLRELSVQAASDTIGGTERKFLNVEFEQLTSEVDRIANSTEFNRVPLLNGTGAVFDIQIGTRNDPITDRLTFDASSADVNIAALGLNLASVADKISSQNSLSAIDQAIISVSGIRADFGALQNRLQSTINNINVSVENLSAANSRVRDADVAKETAELTKNSILVQAGTSVLSQANSYTKNAIQLINAASQG; this is encoded by the coding sequence ATGGGACTTCGAATTAATACGAACGTTGCCTCGCTGAATGCCCAAAGAAACTTGGGAAATACGCGTCTGGCAATGGACAAGACACTTGAGAAGTTGTCTTCAGGACAACGGATCAATAGGGCCGGGGATGACGCTGCTGGTTTAGCAATCTCTGAGAACCTCAAAGCTCAAATACGTGGTTTGGGACAAGCTGGTAGAAACGCCGAGGACGGTATTTCATTAGTTCAAATCGCTGAAGGAGCTCTCGCCGAGGTCTCAAACATCCTTATTAGACTTAGAGAACTCTCTGTTCAAGCTGCATCTGATACGATCGGTGGTACAGAAAGAAAATTTCTGAATGTTGAGTTCGAACAACTTACTTCTGAAGTTGATCGTATTGCAAACTCGACAGAATTCAACCGAGTACCATTATTAAATGGTACAGGAGCAGTCTTCGACATTCAAATTGGAACCAGAAATGATCCGATTACTGACAGACTTACATTTGATGCATCTAGTGCTGATGTTAATATCGCTGCATTAGGTTTAAATTTGGCATCTGTCGCTGATAAAATTTCTTCACAGAATTCATTATCGGCAATCGACCAAGCGATTATTTCTGTATCTGGTATTCGAGCAGATTTTGGTGCTCTTCAGAACAGACTGCAGTCTACGATAAACAATATTAACGTTAGTGTAGAAAACCTATCGGCCGCGAACTCTCGGGTGAGGGATGCAGATGTAGCAAAAGAAACTGCTGAACTTACTAAGAACAGCATACTTGTGCAGGCCGGAACTTCGGTACTTTCACAAGCGAATTCGTACACTAAAAATGCTATTCAACTTATTAATGCTGCCTCTCAAGGTTAA
- a CDS encoding GNAT family N-acetyltransferase — MREVKSLNQHPEYYDHLLISLEESFKYSKENQFKIDFYPLMRKENWSNCFILLEDGKFAGHIGVLEKKMLGQTVALLGGIFISSEFQGKGLFSDFILNVIDNFQDAALFILHSDLSELYKKFGFYLCGGQLQTGTDDINIKAPHDFLKTKLNKLSSFEIDQLANIYDQSIAKNFLTLERSRADWELLKNITSSDLFIKKDSDVIKSYFFANKGFDLPSIIHEIGHISGDILHILKDIHQYKVWVPEHYTEFSNSQDLMYLGLIKIGNINSLNHILKQLTHNEIEILDISFSKITIRHLDENHELPIETLLGGLFGPNRYEDLKKYPPLYISGLDSV, encoded by the coding sequence ATGAGAGAAGTTAAAAGTTTAAATCAGCATCCAGAATATTATGATCATTTGCTTATTTCACTAGAAGAATCTTTTAAGTATTCCAAAGAAAATCAATTCAAAATTGATTTTTATCCTCTAATGAGAAAAGAAAACTGGTCTAATTGTTTTATACTTCTTGAAGATGGTAAATTTGCAGGACATATAGGTGTTTTAGAAAAAAAAATGCTTGGACAGACTGTGGCCTTACTTGGTGGAATATTTATTTCAAGTGAATTTCAAGGTAAAGGTTTATTTTCTGACTTTATATTAAATGTTATTGATAATTTTCAAGATGCAGCGCTTTTTATACTCCATAGTGATCTTAGTGAGCTTTATAAAAAATTTGGATTCTACCTCTGTGGAGGTCAACTTCAAACAGGGACTGATGATATCAATATCAAAGCTCCACATGACTTTTTGAAAACAAAATTAAATAAACTCAGTTCATTTGAAATTGATCAGCTTGCAAATATTTATGATCAATCTATTGCGAAAAATTTTTTGACACTCGAAAGATCAAGAGCTGATTGGGAATTGTTAAAAAATATCACAAGTTCAGACCTATTCATAAAAAAAGATAGCGACGTTATCAAATCTTATTTTTTTGCAAACAAGGGATTTGATCTTCCTTCGATTATTCATGAAATCGGTCATATTTCAGGAGATATTTTACATATATTAAAAGACATCCATCAATACAAAGTCTGGGTTCCAGAACACTATACAGAGTTCTCAAACTCACAAGATTTAATGTATCTAGGTCTAATTAAAATTGGTAATATCAATAGTTTGAATCATATTCTCAAACAATTAACCCATAACGAAATTGAAATTCTAGATATTAGTTTTAGTAAAATAACAATTCGTCATTTAGATGAAAATCACGAACTTCCTATAGAAACTTTACTTGGAGGTTTGTTTGGACCTAACAGATATGAAGATTTAAAAAAATATCCACCTCTATATATCTCAGGTTTAGACTCGGTTTAA
- a CDS encoding AarF/ABC1/UbiB kinase family protein, with protein MGIIQTGIDISKTFKNVTRLKEILSVFAKHGFSEFIGLGIQSGLPDFVIPKSKRGLRDELAERSQKEWPEIVGKRLKDCFEELGPTFIKLGQILSSREDIFDQGFINEMKDLRDKVKGVPYSTLKPLLVQEFGNLDDIFESIHEEAIGTASIGVVFKGKLKTGENVVIKIRRPGISKVIQTDIAILHFLASQLEKLGPEIKYLGVTRIIRDFSFSIQNELNFHIEALNGTRLKNNLAEHDTENVFYIPKVYKELSRENVLIMEYVDGIPFSDQQKISPLIEEITPKLEKGVDLFLRTFLNDGFFHADLHGGNFFYQKDGKIALIDFGLMGNLSKKNRLNFVAIIFALISYNYENLVYEFLDVAEYDRTPEVDVLIGDVREALSPFVGLTIAQTNFSQALRAVVKTLSEHEIFLPREWFVVFRAFITLDGVGKSLGIDFDIFSALEKDIKVLIKNSFTKEDVIEESIWAARDLTSIYRIFPRHLKWFLKDISKNNYSVPIEVKGQIQAYQNIATSVLIVGYCLTSLGLLVATLYQIGPIPLSNLGQWPSGAVLTFVIFIFVFLNIIFERLKLRNKKN; from the coding sequence ATGGGAATTATTCAAACAGGAATTGATATCAGTAAGACCTTTAAGAATGTTACCCGTTTAAAAGAAATTCTTTCCGTATTTGCAAAACATGGCTTTAGTGAGTTTATTGGACTTGGTATTCAATCAGGGTTACCAGACTTTGTTATTCCAAAGTCCAAACGAGGATTAAGAGATGAACTGGCAGAAAGGTCCCAAAAAGAGTGGCCTGAAATTGTGGGTAAGCGCTTAAAAGATTGTTTTGAAGAATTAGGCCCAACATTTATAAAACTCGGACAAATTCTAAGTTCACGAGAAGACATTTTTGATCAAGGATTTATCAATGAGATGAAAGATCTTAGGGATAAAGTCAAAGGAGTTCCTTATTCTACTTTAAAACCTCTTTTAGTTCAAGAGTTTGGAAATCTGGATGATATTTTTGAATCTATTCACGAAGAGGCAATTGGCACAGCTTCTATAGGTGTCGTTTTTAAGGGGAAACTTAAAACAGGTGAAAACGTTGTTATAAAAATTAGACGTCCAGGAATTAGTAAAGTTATTCAAACCGACATTGCAATTTTACATTTTTTGGCCTCTCAACTTGAAAAGCTTGGCCCTGAGATAAAATATTTGGGAGTAACTAGAATTATAAGAGATTTTTCTTTTAGTATACAAAATGAGCTTAATTTTCATATTGAGGCCTTAAACGGGACAAGGCTAAAAAATAATTTGGCCGAGCATGATACTGAAAATGTTTTCTATATTCCAAAAGTATATAAGGAACTTAGTAGGGAAAACGTTTTAATTATGGAATATGTTGATGGAATACCATTTAGTGATCAACAGAAGATTTCTCCGTTAATAGAAGAAATCACTCCTAAATTAGAGAAGGGTGTAGATTTATTTCTAAGAACATTTTTAAATGATGGATTTTTCCATGCAGATTTGCATGGTGGTAATTTCTTCTACCAGAAAGATGGAAAAATAGCACTTATTGATTTTGGACTTATGGGAAATCTTAGCAAAAAGAATCGATTGAATTTTGTCGCTATCATTTTTGCATTGATTTCTTACAATTATGAAAATTTAGTCTATGAATTTCTCGATGTAGCAGAGTACGATAGGACTCCCGAAGTTGATGTTCTGATTGGAGATGTGAGAGAGGCACTTTCTCCTTTTGTAGGTTTAACAATCGCCCAAACTAATTTTTCCCAGGCCTTAAGGGCCGTTGTCAAAACATTGAGTGAACATGAAATCTTTCTACCCCGGGAGTGGTTTGTTGTTTTTAGGGCCTTTATCACACTTGATGGGGTAGGGAAATCACTAGGGATTGATTTCGATATATTTTCAGCACTAGAAAAAGATATAAAAGTATTAATAAAGAATTCTTTTACTAAGGAAGATGTCATTGAAGAATCGATCTGGGCCGCAAGAGATCTGACATCAATCTACAGAATATTTCCGAGGCATTTAAAATGGTTTTTAAAAGATATTTCAAAAAATAATTATTCTGTTCCAATTGAAGTTAAGGGACAGATTCAAGCTTATCAAAATATTGCAACAAGTGTACTTATCGTTGGTTACTGTCTAACTTCACTTGGTCTTTTGGTTGCAACACTCTATCAAATAGGTCCTATACCCTTATCAAATTTAGGACAATGGCCCTCAGGTGCAGTATTAACTTTTGTTATATTTATTTTTGTTTTTCTGAATATTATTTTTGAAAGATTAAAATTAAGAAATAAAAAAAATTAA
- the greA gene encoding transcription elongation factor GreA, which translates to MKEKPITKEGRDRIQIELNQLIKVDREEIKTAIAEARALGDLKENAEYHSAKEKQSLIEGRIMELQSIISQSKVIDVTSIDSDKIIFGATVSLYDPEKEKSLTYKIVGEDEADISLGQISYNSPLGKALIGKEEGDEIIVKAPKGDITYEIESFEYK; encoded by the coding sequence ATGAAAGAAAAACCAATCACAAAAGAAGGCAGAGATAGAATTCAGATAGAATTAAATCAACTTATAAAAGTCGATAGGGAAGAAATTAAAACTGCAATTGCCGAGGCCAGAGCACTTGGAGATCTGAAGGAAAATGCCGAATATCATTCTGCAAAAGAAAAACAATCCCTTATAGAAGGGAGAATTATGGAATTACAAAGTATTATCTCACAATCTAAAGTCATTGATGTTACAAGTATCGATAGTGATAAAATCATTTTTGGAGCAACAGTATCTCTATACGATCCGGAAAAAGAAAAATCTCTTACTTATAAAATTGTTGGAGAAGATGAAGCAGATATTTCACTTGGTCAGATCTCTTACAACTCTCCCTTAGGAAAAGCTCTCATCGGTAAGGAGGAAGGTGATGAAATCATCGTTAAGGCCCCAAAAGGAGACATTACCTACGAAATTGAGTCGTTTGAATATAAATAG
- a CDS encoding ATP-dependent DNA helicase RecG: MKSSLRPQKETLPTKLSRLNINSPEWNLPLTLLTKNKPSATIKSLNEVGLNTLYDLLWIVPLRVELLPEACAFSMATPDHYFQGEGEILSIRVSKNYHHKGKKQTSLQNINILVKDLNSSKMLELKWFNTYPSVVKKLESLKSIRFMGKISLYNNSLQVINPEVLELKEKFNTEELQVVYPTINKIKPSLLKKLMDKIPMRMWNEIPDYLSNEELLARGFLCLSESFKILHGKIKSKNQYDLAQKRIIYEEFFQEQLKVYLRKQKVIVKKCTPWALSDHHKKILIASFPYDLTSDQLRAFDDIMKDLASGHPMMRLIQGDVGCGKTTVAILASVIAFLNSKQSALMSPTEALALQHFNTLNQYLENSPLDIQVSLLLGSTSQKEKKEILHKLYSGDIHIVVGTHSLFQDSVLFKDLGLAIIDEQHKFGVEQRNKLVGKGPLVHTLIMTATPIPRSLCLTQYGDLDISVIKSLPSGRKGHKTRIVLPHNYEKFLSFIKTRISLGEQAYVVTPAIEDNPEMDMVALEEVFKKFKQLFSNIEINILHGKLSSEEKKVAINDFEKGKTQILISTSVVEVGIDVPNATIMAIMSPERFGLSSLHQLRGRVGRGHLPGFCFLVCEKKISNESIYRLKIIENNTDGFLIAEEDLRIRGQGDLFGTSQSGLVTNKRLANIITNSDILNTAKNDSQVFIDELRPNITQMLANISRDKMIYSTI, encoded by the coding sequence ATGAAATCATCGTTAAGGCCCCAAAAGGAGACATTACCTACGAAATTGAGTCGTTTGAATATAAATAGTCCTGAGTGGAATTTACCTTTAACATTACTCACTAAAAACAAACCATCGGCCACGATAAAATCTTTAAATGAAGTCGGTTTAAACACACTTTATGATTTATTGTGGATCGTTCCTTTAAGAGTCGAACTACTACCAGAGGCCTGTGCATTCTCGATGGCCACGCCGGATCATTACTTTCAGGGGGAAGGTGAAATTCTCTCGATAAGAGTAAGTAAAAATTATCATCACAAAGGAAAAAAACAAACCTCTCTTCAAAATATAAATATCCTAGTAAAAGATTTAAATTCCTCAAAGATGTTAGAACTGAAGTGGTTTAACACTTATCCTTCAGTAGTCAAAAAATTAGAAAGTCTTAAGTCAATTCGATTTATGGGAAAGATTAGCTTGTATAACAACTCACTTCAGGTGATCAATCCTGAAGTTCTTGAATTAAAGGAAAAATTTAATACTGAAGAGCTGCAAGTCGTTTATCCGACAATAAATAAAATAAAACCGAGCTTACTAAAGAAGTTGATGGATAAAATTCCTATGCGTATGTGGAATGAAATCCCTGATTATCTTTCAAATGAAGAATTACTTGCAAGAGGATTTCTTTGTCTTTCTGAAAGTTTTAAAATTTTGCACGGCAAGATTAAAAGTAAAAACCAATATGATCTGGCCCAAAAACGAATCATTTATGAAGAGTTCTTCCAAGAACAATTAAAAGTGTATCTAAGAAAACAAAAAGTTATTGTGAAAAAATGTACACCTTGGGCCTTAAGTGATCATCACAAAAAGATTTTAATTGCATCTTTTCCGTATGATCTAACTTCAGATCAGCTACGTGCATTCGATGATATTATGAAAGATCTAGCTTCAGGGCATCCTATGATGAGACTTATTCAAGGGGATGTTGGTTGTGGAAAAACGACGGTTGCAATACTGGCCAGTGTTATTGCATTTCTAAATTCCAAACAGTCGGCCCTAATGTCGCCTACTGAGGCATTAGCACTCCAACACTTTAATACTTTAAATCAATATTTGGAAAATTCTCCTTTAGATATTCAAGTTTCATTACTATTAGGTTCAACTTCCCAAAAAGAAAAAAAAGAGATTTTGCATAAATTATATTCGGGAGATATTCACATTGTTGTTGGTACACATTCTTTGTTTCAAGATAGTGTTCTTTTTAAAGATCTGGGCCTAGCTATTATTGATGAACAACACAAGTTTGGCGTTGAGCAAAGAAACAAACTCGTGGGCAAGGGCCCTCTGGTTCATACCCTCATTATGACGGCAACCCCAATACCTAGGTCCCTTTGTCTGACGCAATATGGTGATTTAGATATTTCAGTGATTAAATCATTACCCTCAGGTAGAAAAGGGCATAAAACAAGAATAGTTCTCCCACATAATTATGAGAAGTTTTTGAGTTTTATTAAGACAAGAATTTCTCTAGGAGAACAGGCCTATGTTGTCACTCCGGCAATAGAAGACAATCCAGAGATGGATATGGTAGCACTTGAAGAAGTTTTTAAAAAGTTCAAGCAATTATTTAGTAATATTGAAATTAATATTCTCCATGGAAAGTTATCTTCTGAAGAAAAAAAAGTTGCAATAAATGATTTCGAAAAGGGAAAAACTCAAATATTAATTTCAACAAGTGTCGTTGAAGTTGGGATAGATGTTCCGAATGCAACGATTATGGCAATTATGAGTCCTGAACGTTTTGGATTAAGTTCTCTTCATCAGCTTAGAGGACGTGTTGGGAGAGGACATCTTCCAGGTTTTTGTTTTCTCGTTTGTGAAAAAAAAATATCAAACGAGTCAATATATCGCTTAAAAATTATTGAAAATAACACTGATGGCTTTTTAATAGCAGAAGAAGATCTAAGAATTCGTGGGCAGGGTGATTTATTTGGAACATCCCAATCAGGTCTCGTCACAAACAAAAGACTTGCAAATATTATTACAAATAGTGATATATTAAACACAGCAAAAAATGACTCTCAGGTATTTATTGATGAATTAAGACCAAATATTACTCAAATGCTGGCAAATATTAGTAGAGATAAGATGATTTATTCAACAATTTAA